The window TTTCACCCCTCCACCGGGAATTCCGCTTGCCTCTCCCGCACTCTGAGCCCTGCAGTATCCAATGCAATTCTTGGGTTGAGCCCAAGGCTTTCACATTGGACTTACAGGGCCGCCTACGCACGCTTTACGCCCAGTGATTCCGAACAACGCTCGCACCCTACGTATTACCGCGGCTGCTGGCACGTAGTTAGCCGGTGCTTCCTCTGAGGGTACCGTCAAGCATAAAGGGGTATTAGCCCTCTATGACTTCTTCCCCTCTGACAGGAGTTTACGACCCGAAGGCCTTCATCCTCCACGCGGCGTCGCTGGGTCAGGCTTTCGCCCATTGCCCAATATTCCCCACTGCTGCCTCCCGTAGGAGTCTGGCCCGTGTCTCAGTGCCAGTGTGGCTGACCATCCTCTCAGACCAGCTACCCGTCGTAGGCTTGGTAGGCTTTTACCCCACCAACTACCTGATAGGCCGCGGGCCCATCCTGAAGCGAGAGCTTGCAAGCAGAGGCCCCCTTTCCCCCTGCCTCTTGTGAGGCAGGGAACTATCCGGTATTAGCCCACCTTTCGGTGGGTTATCCCAGACTTCAGGGCAGGTTACCCACGTGTTACTCACCCGTGCGCCGGTTTACTCCTCTCCCGAAGGAGAGTTTCTCCCACGACTTGCATGTGTTAGGCACGCCGCCAGCGTTCGTTCTGAGCCAGGATCAAACTCTCATGTTAAAACTATGAAAGATATATATATCCTTCTTAGCTAAAACTCTGTTTCTTTTTCAGGGCTTTATCTTTCCATACTGACTTTTAAAAGATCATGTCGCATCCAGCGACGGAATGAGAATATAATACACTTTGGGGGATTTGTCAAGGGGGAAAATGATTTTTTTAATTTTTAAGAAAATATTGTCATAATAAGGTTTCACTGAGAATTAGTTATGTGATGTAGATTTTTTTTGAAAAATTCTGGCTGTAAAATGGCAATACTTATATTGGTTTTATATGCGGCTTCGATTTTATTCATTAAACCACCAGCCATGGAACTGTTCTTTGAAACAACGCAATCTATTTTAAGCTCTTTAAACATGGCAACATTGAATTCAACACTAAACACACCCTGCATAGCTATAATCCTGCTTCCTTTGATGCCACAGGATTTGCATCTTTTAATCGATTCTATATCGGGTAAAACCCTAAAGTATGCAATATCTTTAAACTCTTTAAATACACATAGATGCTTTGAGCCTATAGTAAACAGAATGCTGCTAAAGCCTTTCAAAAATTCCTTAAATTTCTGATAATCTTCAAAGAAGTAGGCTTTTTTGTAGTTTATTTGATTCTTTTCAATCAATTTTCTCTTTCTTGAAATGTATTTTATACCCAATTTTTTTGAAACCTCTTTTGCTATATTGCTAATCTCAAAAGCGTAAGGGTGTGTAGCATCGATTATTCTATCAATATTGTTTTTTATAACAAATTCCTCTAAACTTTTTTTGTCAAAAACGATATTAACAACCCTGTCTTTCAAATATTCAAAATCTTCTTTACCGTAGCTTGTAGCCACACTTATGAAAAAATCTTCCTTTATGTTTTCTGCTATCTGTTTTGATTCCGTTGTACCACCTAAAATCAAAATCATAACAGCTTTGCAACGGCCCTAAAGGCTGCAGCAGCCACAGCAGAGCCGCCTTTTTGACCAACATTCGTTATATAGGGAATATTGGTTTTTAATAACTGTTCTTTAGAAAAAGCCGCTTTAACAAAACCCACAGGAAAAGCTATTACTACGGAGTTTTTAAGCTGATTTTGTTTGTATAAATCAATTACTTTCAAAAGAGCCGTAGGAGCATTGCCAATAACAAAAATAATACCATCATATAATCCGTTGGCAAATTCAATCGATGTTTCTGCTCTTGTCAAACCTTTTTTTCTGGCAAGTTCAAGCACCCTTTTATCGTTTATAAAGCTCTTTAGCTCCAGGCCAAACTCTGCTGCCAATCTTTCGGTAATGCCTGCCTTAACCATCTCAACATCACATACAACACTCCATCGCTTTTTAATTGCATCTTTTACCAAATCAATAGCATTATGCGAAAATCGCACAAGTTCTGCATACTCCACATCCCCTGTGGCATGAATAATCCTTCTAACAACCTCTGCCTCCTCGCTGCTATATTTAGATAAATCCACCAAGCTATCAATAATCTGAAAACTTTCTAACTCTATCAGTTTCCCTTTCATCTTTTCAAAACCGCTACAGATAGATAGGCTTCCTTAAGTTTACTTGAGTCCGTATTTAGCAAATCTACAATCTTTTCATCTTCAAGGCAAATATTACTGCCAAGTATGGCGATTTGAGGATTTATTTTATCGATAATTTCATAAAGCAAATCAAGCCTGTTATTTACCTTCATCACAACAACCGTTTCAAAAAACTCAAACAGATTAACGATAAAATCAACTCCTTTTTTTAACTCAACAACACAAAAACTTTGATTTTTAGTGGTTAAAGGAACTTTGATCCTTGAAACAAATTCAATAAATGATGGTATACCTGCTATAGCTTCATAATCAACATCGCTATCCCTTAGCTTTTTAGCAAGATAGCTAAATGTAGAATAAATAGATGCATCGCCTATTGTAAGAAAAGATACTATTCTACCTTCATCAATATAGGCTTTTATCTTTTTTGCCTCTTCTGAGTATGCCTTTTCCAATTGAGCCTCATCGTTAGTCGTTGGAAAGTTGAACATCTCAACATGTTTATCTTTTAAGATATACCCTGCTGCTTCAAAGGCCACACTGCGTTTAGATTTTTGTGATTTTGGAACAATAACAATATCGCTTTTCTTTATAGCTTCTTTTGCTTTAATGGTTAACCCATCCCTGCAACCAGGACCAACACTTACAACAAACAACTTACCTGACATCTTTTAAAACCTCACCAATTATTATCACAGCGGGTGATTCAATTTTATCTTTAATCTCACTTACTTTCGATAAACTACTAAAAACTACTCTGTGGTTTCTACCTCCTAAATCAACACCAACAGCTACAGGCATCTCCTTTTTCATGCCATGCTTCAAAAGCAACGCCGCAATAGTTTCAAGATTCTCAACACCCATATAAACAACCACGGTTGCTTTTAGGTCTACTATAGCTTTCCAATCATACACCTCCTCTATTGAGCCTCCCTGTTTGGGATGACCGGTTATAAATACAACAGCATCCGAAACACCCCTGCTTGTCAATGGAACCTTTAAAAATGAGCTGAAGATAAAAGCAGCGGTAGTGCCGCTAATCCATTCAACCTCAGCATTTAAGCTATATGCAATATTTATTTCCTCACTAACCCTTGAAAAAACTGCCGCATCACCACCTTTCAGTCTACCAACAGTTTTGCCCTTTTTAAGAA is drawn from Hippea jasoniae and contains these coding sequences:
- the cobK gene encoding precorrin-6A reductase; translated protein: MILILGGTTESKQIAENIKEDFFISVATSYGKEDFEYLKDRVVNIVFDKKSLEEFVIKNNIDRIIDATHPYAFEISNIAKEVSKKLGIKYISRKRKLIEKNQINYKKAYFFEDYQKFKEFLKGFSSILFTIGSKHLCVFKEFKDIAYFRVLPDIESIKRCKSCGIKGSRIIAMQGVFSVEFNVAMFKELKIDCVVSKNSSMAGGLMNKIEAAYKTNISIAILQPEFFKKNLHHITNSQ
- a CDS encoding precorrin-8X methylmutase, which produces MKGKLIELESFQIIDSLVDLSKYSSEEAEVVRRIIHATGDVEYAELVRFSHNAIDLVKDAIKKRWSVVCDVEMVKAGITERLAAEFGLELKSFINDKRVLELARKKGLTRAETSIEFANGLYDGIIFVIGNAPTALLKVIDLYKQNQLKNSVVIAFPVGFVKAAFSKEQLLKTNIPYITNVGQKGGSAVAAAAFRAVAKLL
- the cobI gene encoding precorrin-2 C(20)-methyltransferase — its product is MSGKLFVVSVGPGCRDGLTIKAKEAIKKSDIVIVPKSQKSKRSVAFEAAGYILKDKHVEMFNFPTTNDEAQLEKAYSEEAKKIKAYIDEGRIVSFLTIGDASIYSTFSYLAKKLRDSDVDYEAIAGIPSFIEFVSRIKVPLTTKNQSFCVVELKKGVDFIVNLFEFFETVVVMKVNNRLDLLYEIIDKINPQIAILGSNICLEDEKIVDLLNTDSSKLKEAYLSVAVLKR
- the cobA gene encoding uroporphyrinogen-III C-methyltransferase → MSGQGKLFIISAPPVFDLISLRAIKALKQCDVILYDRLVNRQIVDLFDKEKIFVGKAPHRHSINQKEINMLIEKFLKKGKTVGRLKGGDAAVFSRVSEEINIAYSLNAEVEWISGTTAAFIFSSFLKVPLTSRGVSDAVVFITGHPKQGGSIEEVYDWKAIVDLKATVVVYMGVENLETIAALLLKHGMKKEMPVAVGVDLGGRNHRVVFSSLSKVSEIKDKIESPAVIIIGEVLKDVR